A window from Solanum stenotomum isolate F172 chromosome 7, ASM1918654v1, whole genome shotgun sequence encodes these proteins:
- the LOC125871096 gene encoding uncharacterized protein LOC125871096, translating to MAWRFAPFLQPSLLTININPQFSTIFASAKSSSMLNKLLISSSSSSFRYLCKSTKPFLRQPIRVLPMAEQQSSSISTSSQTHKHTNRLASEHSPYLLQHAHNPVDWYPWGEEAFAEARKRDVPIFLSIGYSTCHWCHVMEVESFEDEEVAKLLNDWFVSIKVDREERPDVDKVYMTYVQALYGGGGWPLSAFLSPDLKPLMGGTYFPPEDKYGRPGFKTILRKVKEAWNSKRDTLIQSGAFAIEQLSEALAATSTSNKLSDEVPQTALRKCADHLAESYDSKYGGFGSAPKFPRPVEMQLMLYNSKRSGETGNSGEAKNALKMVLFTLECMARGGIHDHVGGGFHRYSVDECWHVPHFEKMLYDQGQLVNVYLDAFSITKDVYYSSLSRDILDYLRRDMIGPSGEIYSAEDADSYESEGASRKKEGAFYVWTSTEVDNIVGEHATLVKDHYYIKPSGNCDLSRKSDPHNEFKDKNVLIERSGTSAMASKHALPVEEYLDILGNARRKLFDVRSKRPRPHLDDKVIVSWNGLVISSLARASKILKGEPEGTRFYFPVTGTNPKEYMDVAEKATYFIRKHLYNEQTRRLQHSFRNGPSKAPGFLDDYAFFIAGLLDLYEFGGSVFWLGWALELQEIQDELFLDKTGGGYFNTTGEDPSVLLRVKEDHDGAEPSGNSVSVINLVRLASMVAGEKSKLYRETAEHVLAVFEKRLKDAAVAVPLMCCAADMLAIPSRKQVVIVGVKSSEEFENMVTAAHAVYDPNKTVIHIDPADAEEVAFWEETNGNIALMAKSNAAADKVIALDCQNFTCSPPVSDPKALESLLSQ from the exons ATGGCATGGAGGTTCGCACCATTTCTTCAACCTTCTCTTCTCACTATAAATATAAACCCCCAATTTTCCACCATTTTTGCTTCTGCAAAATCATCTTCTATGCTCAATAAACTCCtaatttcttcatcatcttcctcatttCGGTACTTGTGTAAATCCACTAAGCCCTTTCTTCGTCAACCCATCCGTGTTCTTCCCATGGCTGAACAGCAATCATCATCAATCAGTACTTCTTCACAGACCCATAAACATACCAATCGTCTCGCTTCTGAACATAGTCCTTACCTTCTTCAGCACGCTCATAATCCG GTTGATTGGTATCCATGGGGTGAGGAAGCGTTTGCTGAAGCTCGTAAAAGAGATGTCCCAATCTTCTTATCAA ttggttaCAGTACATGTCATTG GTGTCATGTTATGGAAGTTGAATCTtttgaagatgaagaggtaGCCAAATTGCTAAATGATTGGTTCGTTAGCATTAAG GTTGATAGAGAGGAGCGTCCAGATGTTGATaag GTGTACATGACATATGTGCAAGCTTTATATGGTGGTGGTGGCTGGCCACTAAGTGCCTTCCTTTCACCTGATTTGAAGCCCTTGATGGGTGGGACTTATTTTCCTCCAGAAGACAAATATGGAAGGCCGGGATTTAAAACTATACTTAG GAAAGTGAAGGAAGCGTGGAATAGCAAGAGAGATACGCTTATCCAGAGTGGGGCGTTTGCAATAGAACAATTATCAGAAGCCTTGGCAGCAACTTCAACATCAAATAAGCTCTCAGATGAGGTTCCGCAAACCGCACTGCGTAAATGTGCTGATCAT CTAGCAGAAAGCTATGATTCAAAATATGGTGGTTTTGGTTCTGCACCCAAGTTTCCCAGGCCAGTTGAGATGCAGCTGATGCTTTACAACTCAAAGAGGTCTGGAGAGACTGGAAACTCAGGTGAAGCCAAGAATGCTCTAAAAATGGTCTTATTCACTTTAGAATGCATGGCGAGGGGTGGTATCCATGATCATGTTGGCGGTGGTTTTCACAGATACAGTGTAGATGAATGCTGGCATG TTCCACATTTCGAGAAAATGTTATATGATCAAGGTCAACTTGTTAATGTCTATTTGGATGCCTTTAGTATCACAAAGGATGTGTATTATTCAAGTTTGTCTCGTGATATACTTGACTACCTGAGAAGGGATATGATTGGTCCAAGTGGTGAAATATATTCGGCTGAAGATGCTGATAGTTATGAATCTGAAGGTGCCTCACGGAAAAAGGAGGGTGCTTTCTATGTCTGGACTAGTACTGAG GTTGACAACATAGTAGGCGAGCATGCAACACTCGTCAAGGATCACTACTATATAAAACCCTCGGGTAATTGTGATCTTTCAAGAAAGAGTGATCCACATAATGAATTCAAGGACAAAAACGTGCTAATAGAAAGAAGTGGTACCTCTGCAATGGCATCAAAACATGCTTTGCCTGTTGAGGAGTATCTTGATATCCTAGGGAATGCTCGCCGAAAACTTTTTGATGTGAGGTCGAAACGTCCCCGACCGCATCTGGATGATAag GTTATTGTATCATGGAATGGACTAGTGATTTCATCTCTGGCCAGGGCGTCAAAAATCCTGAAGGGAGAACCAGAGGGAACAAGATTCTACTTTCCAGTGACTGGCACCAAT CCCAAGGAGTACATGGATGTCGCTGAGAAAGCAACATATTTTATTAGGAAACACCTTTATAATGAACAGACACGCAGGCTGCAGCATAGCTTCAGGAATGGTCCCTCGAAAGCACCTGGATTTCTagatgattatgcattttttatAGCAGGTCTACTGGATCTTTATGAATTCGGCGGTTCAGTCTTCTGGTTGGGTTGGGCACTCGAACTTCAGGAGATACAG GATGAGTTATTTCTCGACAAAACCGGAGGAGGTTACTTTAACACAACTGGTGAAGATCCTTCTGTTCTTCTACGTGTGAAAGAAGATCATGATGGGGCTGAGCCTTCAGGGAATTCCGTTTCTGTGATTAATCTAGTGAGATTGGCCTCTATGGTTGCTGgtgaaaaatcaaaactttacaGAGAGACCGCAGAACATGTCCTG GCGGTTTTTGAGAAGAGATTGAAAGATGCAGCTGTTGCTGTGCCACTGATGTGCTGTGCAGCAGATATGCTGGCTATTCCGTCCAGAAAGCAAGTAGTTATAGTCGGAGTAAAGTCTTCTGAGGAGTTTGAAAACATGGTTACTGCTGCTCATGCAGTATATGATCCTAACAAGACG GTGATTCACATTGACCCCGCGGATGCAGAAGAGGTAGCATTTTGGGAAGAAACTAATGGAAATATTGCTCTGATGGCGAAAAGCAATGCTGCTGCGGACAAAGTGATAGCCCTTGATTGCCAAAACTTCACATGTAGTCCTCCAGTCAGTGATCCAAAAGCTCTTGAATCGTTGCTCTCGCAGTAG